Below is a genomic region from Chryseobacterium scophthalmum.
ATTATTTCATGATGATGAGCCTATTTTTAAATTAAGAAAAGGAACTCAGATGCAGCGAATTGTTGATATTTTCGGCAGAAAGCTTCATCCACAGCTGATTCCTATAAAAGAAGATATTATCTGGTGTAAACTTCATGGTTTTGTAGCAAAACCGGAAGGTGCTAAGAAAACCCGTGGCGAACAGTTCCTTTTTGTAAATGGAAGATTTTTTAAAAGTCCATATTTCAACAAAGCCGTTCAGGAAGCTTTTGAAGGATTGCTTTTACCTGGATACATTCCTACATTTTTTCTTTTTCTTGAATTAGATCCTGAAAAAATTGATGTTAATATTCATCCTCAAAAAACAGAAGTAAAATTTGAAGATGAGCATCTTATTTTTGCTTTGCTCCGTTCTACCATCAAACGTGCTTTAGGAATTTACAATATTGCACCAAGTTTAGATTTCGAAAGAGATCCCCAACTTGATGAAATGATGCAGAAAAGCTTTCCCAGCAAAAGCAACAACATTGGAAATCTCAAAATGCCTGAAATAATTGTAGACCGAGATTACAATCCTTTTTTGGAAGAAAGGGGAAATCCGCAAATAGAAATTCAGAATCTTACAAAAATGTATCATCAGAACATTTCTGCAGAGCCTTCAAAAATCAATTTATTTGAAGATGAAGATTTTGATGAAGATTTGATGCGACTTCCCAACGGATATTGGCTTTTTAATAAAGGAGATTCTACATTAATGCTCGATCTGGGTAGAATGCATCGTCTTTTGGTGGCAGAAAGCAATAAAAAATCAAAAAAATCTACAAACAGACAGTCTCTCTTGTTTTCGTTGGAATATCATATGAACGAGACTGAAAAGAGCAAGTACAAAGCGATAAAAAAATATCTTCCAGAACTTGGGTTTGAAATGAGCATCAATCACGACAGCGTTTTAAGTATTGATGCAGTTCCTGAAGGATTGAAAGAATCTCAGGTGATGAAATTTCTGGAAAATCTTTTTGAAGTTTTAGAATATAAAACTGAGGAAGAGTTTTTACAGTTTTACCAGAATCAGTGGAACAAAATGCAGTCGAAATCCCGTTTTGATTTTATCTATAAAGCAGATGCTGAACAATTGATTAAAGATTTTACAGCATTGGGCTTCCCAGAATTTTTACCTAACGGAAAAAGATGTTTTTATGAGGTTCCGTTTAATGATTTTAAAAATAAATTTTAAGTAGATGTTTAATAATATACCGCCACTTACCCGAAATATCATTATAATAAATGTAGTTGTATTTATTGTAGTAACTCTTCTGAACAGCAATCAAGTAAATGCATATTTAGCAGCTTTCTATCCATTCTCACCCTTTTTTCACTCTTGGCAAATAATCACACATATGTTTATGCATGGAAGTTTTATGCATATTTTATTTAATATGCTGACTCTTTTCAGCTTCGGTCCGATACTGGAACAAAGCTTGGGTGACAAAAAATTTCTAATACTATATTTTTTAAGTGGGCTTGGTGCATTTTTCTTATTTAATTTATGGAATTTTGTTGAAGTTGAGCAAATCAAATCTAGTTTAGAAAGTTTTGGGTTTGACATTAATGGTTATTTAGCAGGAGAATCTGTTCAATTCAAAGGAAATTCGGCGGCTATTATTACCCAACAGGGATTATTAGAAGACTTAAAAAATATTATTTCAATACCGATGGTTGGTGCATCCGGAGCAATCTTTGGAGTTATTGCTGCGTTTGCAACTTTATATCCTGAAGCAAGAATTGGAATTATGTTCATTCCCATTCCCGTAAAAGTAAAATATGTTCTCCCAATTGTTATTATCGTTTCAATAGGATTAGGCGTTACAGGAAGCGTTGGTGGAATTGCTCACTTAGCTCACGTTGGAGGTGCAATTGTAGGGTTTATTTTAGCTAAAATTTGGAAAAAACACTTATATAGATTCAAATAACATCTTGTGAAAATTTTCCGATTAATACTTTTCATACTGCATTTAGGATTATTACTTCTGTTAACAGGAGTTTTACTGAATGCTTATATTCCACCGAAAATTTTTCCTTGGTCTAATTTACTGTCTTTAGGCTTTCCTATTTTAGTTATTGGATATGTTATTCTCACGTTCTTTTGGATTTTCAGCTGGAAAAAAAGAGCATTTGTCTTTATGTTTTTGGGATTATTTTTCTTAAATCCTGTAAAGAGATGGGTTAATTATTCTTCTGAAAGTAAAGAAACAGCAAACCTTAAAATTCTTACGTTTAATATAAAAGGAGGTACTTTAGGTAAAGATAAAATACAAGATTATATTGATCATCAAAAAGCAGATCTAGTTTTTGTTCAAGAAAACGGAGGAGAATTAAAACTTCAAAACCTTACCGGAAAGGATAGTATTCCTGTAATATCACTTTACACACATTATAAAATTATTTCCCGTAAAAATCTATTTGAAGGTCTTCCTAATAGAGATATAACTGTACAGTGCGAACAAGTAGACCTTGAAATTAGAGATAAAATCTATCGTGTCATAAATGTTCATTTAGAATCTTTCGGTGTTGTAAAAAGTATGGTTAAACTTAACGGAAACAGCGAGGAAGATGAGCAAAAAGTAAAGAATATTGTAAAGCGCTTAATTCCTACTTTTAAATCGCACCAAGAACAAGTTCAAATTATCAGAAAAAGTATTGATGCTTCTCCTTACCCTGTAATTGTTGCAGGAGATTTTAATGCCGTTCCTAATTCTTATGAATACTATAAAACCTCAGAAGGATTAAAAGATGCTTTCTACGAAGTAGGCAGAGGAAGTGGAACCAGTTTTCATGATTACAAATACCCCTTAAGAATAGATTATATTTTTACTTCAGAATCTATAAAACCGGTTAGCTATAAAGTTGATCGCTCCGTAAATCTTTCTGATCATTTTCCGGTGATTGCTACTTTTAAAATTGAATAAAACCAACTATTTAAATTTCATAAAACGCTGATTGGCAGAATTTTTGTTACTAAACAAACATTTGAATTCATGAAGCGGTTTCCCTTTTTACTTTTTATCCATTTAGTTGTTTTAACACTGTTAATCAGCACATTTGCAAACGCTTGGATAGCTCCCAATTATTTCAGTAAGCTCAATCTTCTTTCATTAGGTTTTCCTTATTTAATTTTAGCCCATCTTTTATTTACACTTATTTGGATTATTAAAAGAAAAAAAATTGCTCTCATTTTTATTCTTTCAACATTTATTTTTTACAATCCTGTAAGACGATGGGTAAATTTCTCTCCGCAAAACAGCAATATTACTTCTGCCAAAACAGATATAAAAGTTTTAACCTACAACGTGAAATATGGAAGTTTGGGCTGGGATAATGTAAAAAAATATATCCGAGATCAAAATGCCGACATCATTCTGGTTCAGGAAAAAGACACCAATAGAGCACTCAGAAGCGATTTGATAAAATATCCTTCGGTGATATTAAAAACCAAACACAAAATTTTGAGACAGGGAGATTTAATCAATGATGCTTCTAAAGGCAATTCTTTTTTTGCAGATATTGATATCAATGGTAAAATCGTAAGAGTTGTAAACGTCTATCTGGAACCTTTCAGATTAAATAAAAACATGCTTGGAATGGAAGATGAAAACTCCGAGAAAAAAGAAAACAATAAAATGGAAGCTCTTTTTTCAAGACTGATTCCTACCTTCAGAACGCATGAAGAACAGGTTAAGAAAATCAGAAAAGCAGTTGACAATTCGCCTTATCCGGTGATTCTTGCAGGAGATTTTAA
It encodes:
- the mutL gene encoding DNA mismatch repair endonuclease MutL encodes the protein MSDIIQLLPDHVANQIAAGEVVQRPASIVKELLENSIDAGATKIELIIRDAGKNLIQVVDDGKGMSETDARMSFERHATSKIRGTEDIFKIATKGFRGEALASIAAVSQVELKTKQKDTALGTNIYIEGGVFQFQEPTQTSEGSNFLVKNLFYNVPARRKFLKNNNIEFRHVIDEFQRVALAHEGLEFSLFHDDEPIFKLRKGTQMQRIVDIFGRKLHPQLIPIKEDIIWCKLHGFVAKPEGAKKTRGEQFLFVNGRFFKSPYFNKAVQEAFEGLLLPGYIPTFFLFLELDPEKIDVNIHPQKTEVKFEDEHLIFALLRSTIKRALGIYNIAPSLDFERDPQLDEMMQKSFPSKSNNIGNLKMPEIIVDRDYNPFLEERGNPQIEIQNLTKMYHQNISAEPSKINLFEDEDFDEDLMRLPNGYWLFNKGDSTLMLDLGRMHRLLVAESNKKSKKSTNRQSLLFSLEYHMNETEKSKYKAIKKYLPELGFEMSINHDSVLSIDAVPEGLKESQVMKFLENLFEVLEYKTEEEFLQFYQNQWNKMQSKSRFDFIYKADAEQLIKDFTALGFPEFLPNGKRCFYEVPFNDFKNKF
- a CDS encoding rhomboid family intramembrane serine protease; its protein translation is MFNNIPPLTRNIIIINVVVFIVVTLLNSNQVNAYLAAFYPFSPFFHSWQIITHMFMHGSFMHILFNMLTLFSFGPILEQSLGDKKFLILYFLSGLGAFFLFNLWNFVEVEQIKSSLESFGFDINGYLAGESVQFKGNSAAIITQQGLLEDLKNIISIPMVGASGAIFGVIAAFATLYPEARIGIMFIPIPVKVKYVLPIVIIVSIGLGVTGSVGGIAHLAHVGGAIVGFILAKIWKKHLYRFK
- a CDS encoding endonuclease/exonuclease/phosphatase family protein; this translates as MKIFRLILFILHLGLLLLLTGVLLNAYIPPKIFPWSNLLSLGFPILVIGYVILTFFWIFSWKKRAFVFMFLGLFFLNPVKRWVNYSSESKETANLKILTFNIKGGTLGKDKIQDYIDHQKADLVFVQENGGELKLQNLTGKDSIPVISLYTHYKIISRKNLFEGLPNRDITVQCEQVDLEIRDKIYRVINVHLESFGVVKSMVKLNGNSEEDEQKVKNIVKRLIPTFKSHQEQVQIIRKSIDASPYPVIVAGDFNAVPNSYEYYKTSEGLKDAFYEVGRGSGTSFHDYKYPLRIDYIFTSESIKPVSYKVDRSVNLSDHFPVIATFKIE
- a CDS encoding endonuclease/exonuclease/phosphatase family protein, whose translation is MKRFPFLLFIHLVVLTLLISTFANAWIAPNYFSKLNLLSLGFPYLILAHLLFTLIWIIKRKKIALIFILSTFIFYNPVRRWVNFSPQNSNITSAKTDIKVLTYNVKYGSLGWDNVKKYIRDQNADIILVQEKDTNRALRSDLIKYPSVILKTKHKILRQGDLINDASKGNSFFADIDINGKIVRVVNVYLEPFRLNKNMLGMEDENSEKKENNKMEALFSRLIPTFRTHEEQVKKIRKAVDNSPYPVILAGDFNSVPNSWEYYNLGKNLDDAFVKAGNGSSTSFHDYKFPLRIDYIFASSSIIPKSYKVDYSVKLSDHYPVIAEFLLN